From Fusobacterium russii ATCC 25533, a single genomic window includes:
- a CDS encoding LacI family DNA-binding transcriptional regulator: MVTQKKIAEMLGISRTTVARAINNSGYVKRETKEKILELVSEMSYEKNLVGSSLASKKKIIYSFLVNSKNIYYTNEMKNGIRKIKEEYKHHNFEVIEISTDINKPEEQTKILKEILTSSAYIDGIIIIPLDKKEILKILNPYREKIKLVSIGIKLDKNISHIGPNYYKDGKLAASLVNKILRDDERVLVIDNGDDRISSKPYLDGFIDKCKEKNTKILGPFVRKGIDDSIEFLNYMLDNEKFSGIYINRYSQDILQEISKEKLLNKLVITNGIGNRIRKLIKKEIIFATVADDVFQTGYMAGQIMFDILYKDLKSEVKNIISESKIILLDNLT, from the coding sequence ATGGTCACACAAAAAAAAATAGCTGAAATGCTTGGGATAAGTAGGACGACTGTTGCTAGAGCTATAAATAACAGTGGATATGTAAAGAGAGAAACCAAAGAAAAGATTTTAGAACTTGTTTCTGAAATGAGTTATGAAAAAAATCTTGTAGGTAGCTCTCTTGCAAGTAAAAAGAAAATTATATATAGTTTTTTAGTTAACTCTAAAAATATTTATTATACCAATGAAATGAAAAATGGAATTAGAAAAATAAAAGAGGAATATAAACATCATAACTTTGAAGTTATTGAAATAAGTACAGATATTAATAAACCGGAGGAACAGACTAAGATTTTAAAAGAAATATTAACTTCTTCAGCTTATATTGATGGAATTATAATAATTCCTCTCGATAAAAAAGAAATTTTAAAAATACTGAATCCTTATCGTGAAAAAATTAAGCTTGTTTCTATCGGTATTAAATTGGATAAAAATATTTCACATATTGGTCCTAATTACTATAAAGATGGAAAACTTGCGGCATCTTTAGTAAATAAAATTTTAAGAGATGATGAGAGAGTTCTGGTTATTGATAATGGAGATGATAGAATTTCATCAAAACCTTATCTCGATGGATTTATTGATAAATGTAAAGAAAAAAACACAAAAATTCTGGGACCTTTTGTAAGAAAAGGCATAGATGACAGTATAGAATTTTTAAATTATATGCTGGATAATGAAAAGTTTTCTGGAATTTATATAAATAGATATTCCCAAGATATATTACAAGAAATTTCTAAAGAAAAATTATTGAATAAATTAGTAATTACAAATGGAATCGGAAACAGAATTAGAAAACTTATAAAAAAAGAGATAATTTTTGCTACAGTTGCAGACGATGTATTTCAAACCGGCTATATGGCAGGACAGATAATGTTTGACATTTTATATAAGGACTTAAAAAGTGAAGTGAAAAATATTATCTCTGAATCTAAAATAATTTTATTGGATAATTTAACTTAG